Proteins from one Microbacterium hatanonis genomic window:
- a CDS encoding amidase family protein gives MTASTRRIVAVAAALGTVAAASLAVPATAAPVAAAERAPFLAPYYTELDQTGDDQVTDADLAVLSAAIGATSTDPQWAEYSTFDLDADGAVTVSDLALLSQRIIYDDGPFQLVEADVVEMQAAMNAGVTTSVELTQAYIDRIDAYDKVTVSGGARPLNSIITVGEQAALTAAAAADAVRAEKGMTSMLLGVPIAVKDNYNTVDMPTTAGCGCWNDNQTTTDATMVTGLRADGAVILAKASMDEFAINLSSQWSAFQTPGTALTVSSPLDTSRTSGGSSGGTGASISANLAAIGFGTDTGGSIRVPSTYNSLVGVRPTVGLASRAGIVPLALSQDTGGPIARSVTDAAVALDAVVGADAADPITANQAGKVPTSYTSYLDADSLAGKTFGYVPAMFGTNASTLALWEKTKATLVEKGAKVVEVTPPEGWSAILGEGSGSGPEFNHDLQEYIDTYLDPDVSANSLLKISQSTSIVPGRASNPYGQRAAVTEEAYQAWAGPTGTHTTQLAKGKTLVTKLMDDLGLDAIVYPSGNAYSTISTNMRLSPNTGLPAVTVPMGWAAAVGESPAGNVNLEFLGRDFAEGPLLGYAFALEQEIDARTAPALYGPLE, from the coding sequence GTGACAGCATCCACTCGGCGCATCGTCGCCGTCGCGGCCGCGCTGGGAACGGTAGCCGCCGCTTCCCTCGCCGTCCCCGCCACCGCGGCACCCGTCGCCGCGGCCGAGAGGGCACCGTTCCTCGCGCCGTACTACACCGAGCTCGACCAGACCGGCGACGACCAGGTCACCGATGCCGACCTCGCCGTGCTGTCGGCGGCGATCGGCGCGACGAGCACCGACCCGCAGTGGGCCGAGTACTCGACGTTCGACCTCGACGCCGACGGCGCCGTGACCGTGTCCGACCTCGCTCTGCTGTCGCAGCGCATCATCTACGACGACGGCCCGTTCCAGCTCGTCGAGGCCGACGTCGTCGAGATGCAGGCCGCGATGAACGCCGGCGTCACGACGTCGGTGGAGCTCACGCAGGCCTATATCGACCGCATCGACGCCTACGACAAGGTCACGGTCTCCGGCGGCGCGCGACCGCTGAACTCCATCATCACGGTGGGTGAGCAGGCGGCACTGACCGCCGCCGCGGCGGCCGACGCCGTGCGCGCCGAGAAGGGCATGACGAGCATGCTGCTCGGCGTGCCGATCGCGGTGAAGGACAACTACAACACCGTCGACATGCCCACCACGGCCGGGTGCGGGTGCTGGAACGACAACCAGACCACGACCGACGCCACGATGGTGACGGGCCTCCGCGCCGACGGCGCGGTCATCCTCGCCAAGGCGAGCATGGACGAGTTCGCGATCAACCTGTCGTCGCAGTGGTCGGCGTTCCAGACGCCCGGCACGGCGCTGACGGTCTCGAGCCCGCTCGACACGTCGCGCACCTCGGGCGGCTCGAGCGGTGGCACGGGCGCGTCGATCTCGGCGAACCTCGCCGCGATCGGCTTCGGCACCGACACGGGCGGATCGATCCGCGTCCCGTCGACGTACAACTCGCTCGTGGGCGTCCGACCGACCGTCGGTCTCGCCAGCCGCGCGGGCATCGTTCCGCTCGCCCTGTCGCAGGACACCGGTGGCCCGATCGCCCGCTCGGTGACGGATGCCGCCGTTGCTCTCGATGCGGTCGTCGGAGCGGATGCTGCGGATCCGATCACCGCGAACCAGGCCGGCAAGGTGCCGACGTCGTACACGTCGTACCTCGACGCGGACTCGCTCGCCGGCAAGACGTTCGGTTATGTGCCGGCGATGTTCGGAACGAACGCCAGCACCCTCGCCCTGTGGGAGAAGACCAAGGCGACGCTCGTCGAGAAGGGCGCGAAGGTCGTCGAGGTGACCCCGCCCGAGGGCTGGAGCGCCATCCTCGGTGAGGGCAGCGGCAGCGGCCCGGAGTTCAACCACGACCTCCAGGAGTACATCGACACCTACCTCGACCCCGACGTCTCGGCGAACAGCCTGCTCAAGATCAGCCAGTCGACGAGCATCGTCCCCGGACGGGCGAGCAACCCGTACGGGCAGCGTGCCGCCGTCACCGAGGAGGCCTACCAGGCCTGGGCGGGTCCGACGGGCACCCACACCACGCAGCTCGCCAAGGGCAAGACGCTCGTGACGAAGCTGATGGACGACCTGGGTCTCGACGCCATCGTGTACCCGAGCGGCAACGCGTACAGCACGATCAGCACCAACATGCGCCTGAGCCCCAACACCGGGCTCCCCGCGGTGACGGTGCCGATGGGCTGGGCGGCCGCGGTGGGCGAGTCGCCCGCGGGCAACGTCAACCTCGAGTTCCTCGGGCGCGACTTCGCCGAAGGTCCGCTG
- a CDS encoding cohesin domain-containing protein, with amino-acid sequence MSETTGRGRMLRARGIALLVTTFALASGSVALAPAAFAAAPAASISIDVSPDEATEGDTLEVTVTSTGTTDLYAYDLIFAYDPAVLEFDEESAVGPDGGFTTGALGDGLVAVTHTRLGTSPGLSGTVELASFSFRAIDGGDTVVALASAELVSSTDESVTQTDVDSASVSLVALPDPSPSPTSTPTESATPTPSASASATAVPVASNGQPLAATGADATPWLITGAAAVVLIAAGALLVIRRRQAVSE; translated from the coding sequence ATGTCTGAAACCACTGGCAGAGGCAGGATGCTGCGAGCTCGCGGCATCGCGCTGCTCGTCACCACGTTCGCCCTGGCGAGCGGATCGGTCGCGCTGGCTCCCGCGGCATTCGCCGCGGCCCCCGCCGCGAGCATCTCTATCGACGTCTCCCCCGACGAGGCGACCGAGGGCGACACGCTCGAGGTGACCGTGACCTCCACCGGCACGACCGATCTGTACGCCTACGACCTGATCTTCGCGTACGACCCCGCGGTGCTCGAGTTCGACGAGGAGTCGGCCGTCGGCCCCGACGGCGGATTCACCACCGGCGCGCTCGGCGACGGGCTGGTCGCCGTGACCCACACCCGCCTGGGCACCTCCCCCGGGCTCTCCGGCACGGTCGAGCTCGCCTCGTTCTCGTTCCGCGCGATCGACGGCGGCGACACGGTCGTCGCGCTCGCCTCGGCCGAGCTGGTCAGCTCGACCGACGAGTCGGTGACCCAGACCGACGTCGACTCCGCGTCGGTCTCGCTCGTCGCCCTCCCCGATCCGTCGCCGTCGCCGACGTCGACTCCGACCGAGAGCGCGACGCCGACCCCGAGCGCGAGCGCCTCGGCGACGGCCGTCCCGGTCGCCTCGAACGGCCAGCCGCTGGCCGCCACCGGCGCCGACGCCACCCCGTGGCTCATCACGGGCGCGGCCGCCGTCGTCCTCATCGCCGCGGGCGCCCTCCTGGTGATCCGTCGTCGTCAGGCGGTGTCCGAATGA
- a CDS encoding PAS domain-containing sensor histidine kinase, with the protein MEPTSTRPPSIAWSDQVAVFAIVELDRSGYVQSWNSGAERIKGYTREEIVGEHFSRFYRPQDRERGVPERLLASALAHGYVEDTGWRVRSDGALFWAHVTITAVRDAHGTPTGFVKIVRDLTASKRADDELNAFLRSFVHDFLSPVTAVRGYVDLLREGIGDTDEMLRHLGATSDHLLAMATALAARVRDDPPPRRDEVAHVGTLVREAASLVLPGDLFGRLSFSIADDAAVQGDATELRRAVQNVLENAAKYSEATIDVIVEATADTVDIVVRDRGRGIHPDDLSAILEDGVRGRLARDDDGGSGIGLASAARAVANAGGTIGLESSLGRGTTVRVRLPRAADETGR; encoded by the coding sequence GTGGAACCCACCTCGACCCGACCACCCTCGATCGCCTGGAGCGACCAGGTAGCGGTCTTCGCGATCGTCGAACTCGACCGATCCGGCTACGTGCAGAGCTGGAACTCCGGCGCCGAACGCATCAAGGGATACACCCGCGAAGAGATCGTCGGAGAGCACTTCTCCCGCTTCTACCGACCCCAAGACCGCGAGCGCGGTGTGCCGGAGAGGCTGCTCGCCTCAGCCCTGGCTCACGGCTATGTCGAAGACACCGGCTGGCGTGTGCGATCGGACGGCGCCCTCTTCTGGGCCCACGTCACGATCACGGCGGTGCGAGACGCCCACGGCACGCCGACGGGATTCGTGAAGATCGTCCGCGACCTCACCGCGTCCAAGCGCGCCGACGACGAGCTCAACGCCTTCCTCCGGTCGTTCGTGCACGACTTCCTCTCGCCGGTCACGGCCGTGCGCGGCTACGTCGATCTGCTGCGCGAAGGCATCGGTGACACCGACGAGATGCTGCGGCATCTCGGAGCAACCAGCGACCACCTCCTCGCCATGGCCACCGCGCTCGCCGCGCGGGTACGCGACGACCCTCCGCCGCGGCGCGACGAGGTCGCCCACGTCGGCACACTGGTGCGCGAAGCGGCGAGCCTGGTGCTCCCCGGCGACCTGTTCGGTCGGCTGTCGTTCTCGATCGCCGACGACGCCGCCGTGCAGGGTGACGCGACCGAACTGCGGCGCGCCGTTCAGAACGTGCTCGAGAACGCGGCCAAGTACTCCGAGGCGACCATCGACGTGATCGTCGAGGCGACCGCCGACACCGTCGACATCGTCGTGCGCGACCGCGGTCGCGGCATCCACCCCGACGATCTGTCGGCGATCCTCGAGGACGGCGTGCGCGGGCGGTTGGCCAGGGACGACGACGGAGGCAGCGGGATCGGACTCGCCAGTGCCGCGCGGGCCGTCGCGAACGCGGGCGGCACGATCGGACTGGAGAGCTCGCTGGGCCGCGGCACGACGGTGCGCGTGCGTCTGCCCCGCGCCGCCGACGAAACCGGGCGGTAA
- a CDS encoding diacylglycerol/lipid kinase family protein, whose product MSTRVAVVWNPSKTEREALETPLDETLGSDADVQWFETSVDDPGQGAARRALEASPDVVIVAGGDGTVRAVAEHLADEKADVDLGIVPLGTGNLLARNLGVPINDIAKAVDRALTGSATAIDVGWVDVDLDTGTERHGFVVMIGFGIDAQMIAETDDELKSKAGWLAYVESLGRALAASDIVPFHLTVDDEPGRDEQGHTLLIANCGTLQGGFTLLPDADPSDGELDFLLLSAEGLGQWMGTLKTMMWDNGLMRLITKKDDTTSSESVSHGRAKKIRVTLPDPRAFEIDGEEIGETREFTVSLQPSAVRVR is encoded by the coding sequence ATGAGCACCCGGGTAGCGGTCGTCTGGAACCCGTCGAAGACCGAGCGGGAGGCCCTCGAGACGCCTCTCGACGAAACGCTCGGCTCCGACGCCGACGTTCAGTGGTTCGAGACCAGCGTGGACGACCCCGGCCAGGGCGCCGCCCGCCGCGCCCTCGAGGCCTCACCCGACGTGGTCATCGTCGCGGGCGGCGACGGCACCGTGCGCGCGGTCGCCGAGCACCTCGCCGACGAGAAGGCCGACGTCGACCTCGGCATCGTGCCGCTCGGAACGGGCAACCTGCTCGCGCGCAACCTCGGTGTCCCGATCAACGACATTGCGAAGGCGGTCGACCGCGCCCTCACCGGCAGCGCCACCGCCATCGACGTCGGCTGGGTCGACGTCGACCTCGACACCGGAACCGAACGCCACGGCTTCGTCGTCATGATCGGTTTCGGAATCGATGCGCAGATGATCGCCGAGACCGACGACGAGCTCAAGAGCAAGGCCGGCTGGCTCGCCTACGTCGAGTCGCTCGGGCGGGCCCTCGCCGCCAGCGACATCGTGCCCTTCCATCTCACCGTCGACGACGAGCCGGGCCGCGACGAACAGGGCCATACGCTGCTGATCGCGAACTGCGGCACGCTGCAGGGCGGCTTCACGCTGCTGCCCGACGCCGATCCCTCCGACGGCGAGCTCGACTTCCTGCTGCTGAGCGCCGAAGGGCTCGGCCAGTGGATGGGAACCCTCAAGACGATGATGTGGGACAACGGGCTCATGCGCCTGATCACCAAGAAGGACGACACGACCAGCTCCGAGTCGGTCTCGCATGGCCGAGCGAAGAAGATCCGGGTGACGCTTCCCGACCCGCGGGCGTTCGAGATCGACGGCGAGGAGATCGGCGAGACGCGGGAGTTCACCGTGTCTCTGCAGCCGTCCGCGGTCCGGGTGCGCTGA
- a CDS encoding PadR family transcriptional regulator, giving the protein MAKQMTEMLKGTLEGIVLALLAVQPAYGYEITARLREQGFSDIVEGTVYALLIRVEQRGLVAVEKVPSEKGPPRKVYSLNAQGSEYLDEFWRSWSFLVDRIESLHTPHTRNQGE; this is encoded by the coding sequence ATGGCAAAACAGATGACCGAAATGCTCAAGGGCACGCTCGAGGGCATCGTCTTGGCGCTGCTGGCCGTGCAACCGGCCTACGGCTACGAGATCACAGCGCGGCTGCGCGAACAGGGCTTCTCCGACATCGTCGAGGGCACCGTCTACGCGCTGCTGATCCGCGTCGAGCAGCGGGGTCTCGTCGCCGTCGAGAAGGTGCCCTCGGAGAAGGGGCCGCCCCGCAAGGTCTACTCGCTCAACGCGCAGGGGAGCGAGTACCTCGACGAGTTCTGGAGATCGTGGAGCTTCCTCGTCGACCGCATCGAGAGCCTCCACACCCCGCACACGAGAAACCAAGGAGAGTAG
- a CDS encoding DUF1048 domain-containing protein, whose protein sequence is MAAKWIETLTGSLEQKKQYRQATARIEALPEPHHQAAKALSRYLMYYAGVTDGGTLVTMFADHADLWERAAVDATPVREIVGDDPVEFAESFARAYSGAQWIDKERARLTSAIDAAAGEPSASS, encoded by the coding sequence ATGGCTGCGAAGTGGATCGAGACCCTCACCGGGTCGCTGGAGCAGAAGAAGCAGTACCGTCAGGCGACCGCACGCATCGAGGCGCTGCCCGAGCCGCACCACCAGGCCGCGAAAGCGCTGAGCCGATACCTCATGTACTACGCCGGCGTCACTGACGGCGGCACGCTCGTGACGATGTTCGCCGACCACGCCGACCTCTGGGAACGCGCCGCGGTCGACGCGACGCCCGTGCGCGAGATCGTCGGCGACGACCCCGTCGAATTCGCCGAGTCGTTCGCCCGCGCGTACTCGGGCGCGCAGTGGATCGACAAGGAACGAGCACGCCTCACCTCGGCGATCGACGCCGCGGCGGGCGAGCCGAGCGCATCCTCATGA
- a CDS encoding ABC transporter ATP-binding protein — protein MNAVDVRGVTKSYGAVHVLRGVDLEVGEGSILALLGSNGAGKTTLVRILSTLSRPDAGSAIVHGFDVVTQSGEVRESISLTGQFAAVDEVLSGRENLVLVARLRHLKNPRAIADALVERFDLVEAGDRRAGGYSGGMRRRLDIAMSLIGDPPVIFLDEPTTGLDPQARAEVWRTIARLAASGTTVLLTTQYLDEAEHLADRIAILHEGRIIQNGTLDELRRLLPPAEVEYVEKQPTLEDVFLALVGGSGDEPAHRKDL, from the coding sequence ATGAACGCCGTCGACGTCCGTGGGGTCACGAAGTCGTACGGCGCCGTGCACGTGCTGCGCGGTGTCGACCTCGAGGTGGGAGAGGGCAGCATCCTGGCTCTTCTCGGCTCGAACGGGGCCGGGAAGACGACCCTGGTGCGGATCCTCTCGACCCTGTCGAGGCCCGACGCGGGCAGCGCGATCGTCCACGGGTTCGACGTCGTCACTCAGTCCGGCGAGGTGCGGGAGTCGATCAGTCTCACGGGGCAGTTCGCCGCCGTCGACGAGGTGCTCAGCGGTCGCGAGAACCTCGTGCTGGTGGCGAGGCTCCGGCACCTGAAGAACCCTCGCGCGATCGCCGACGCCCTGGTGGAGCGCTTCGACCTCGTCGAAGCCGGCGATCGTCGCGCGGGCGGCTACTCCGGGGGCATGCGACGTCGCCTCGACATCGCGATGAGCCTGATCGGCGACCCTCCCGTGATCTTCCTGGACGAACCCACCACGGGTCTCGACCCCCAGGCGCGCGCCGAGGTGTGGCGGACGATCGCTCGGCTCGCTGCGAGCGGCACCACGGTGCTCCTGACCACGCAATACCTCGACGAGGCCGAGCATCTGGCCGACCGCATCGCGATCCTGCACGAGGGCAGGATCATCCAGAACGGCACGCTCGACGAACTGCGGCGGCTGCTGCCTCCCGCCGAGGTCGAGTACGTCGAGAAGCAGCCGACGCTCGAGGACGTCTTCCTCGCCCTGGTCGGCGGTTCGGGCGACGAGCCCGCGCACCGGAAGGACCTCTGA
- a CDS encoding ABC transporter permease → MTGHVLGDTGVLTGRSLRHILRSPDTIITTAVTPVALMLLFVFVLGGAIDTGSSESYVDYLLPGILLITIASGVAYTAYRLFLDLQGGIFERFRSMPIARSSILWAHVLTSLAANVAALVIVVGVALVLGFRTGASIGAWLAVAGILVLFTLALTWIAVVAGLSAKTIDGASGFSYPLIFLPFISSAFVPTDSMPGPVAWFAENQPVTSVVDTVRALFAGQPVGGAIWVALAWLVGILVVAYAAAIAIYRRRLS, encoded by the coding sequence ATGACCGGCCACGTCCTCGGCGACACCGGCGTGCTGACCGGGCGCTCGCTGCGCCACATCCTGCGCAGCCCCGACACGATCATCACCACGGCGGTCACCCCGGTCGCGCTCATGCTGCTGTTCGTCTTCGTGCTCGGGGGAGCGATCGACACGGGGTCGAGCGAGAGCTACGTCGACTACCTCCTGCCGGGCATCCTGCTGATCACGATCGCGTCGGGGGTGGCGTACACTGCCTACCGGCTGTTCCTGGATCTGCAGGGCGGGATCTTCGAGCGGTTCCGGTCGATGCCCATCGCACGCTCCAGCATCCTCTGGGCCCACGTGCTCACGTCTCTCGCGGCGAACGTCGCGGCCCTGGTGATCGTCGTCGGGGTGGCGCTGGTCCTTGGCTTCCGCACCGGCGCCTCGATCGGCGCGTGGCTGGCGGTCGCCGGCATCCTGGTGCTCTTCACGCTCGCGCTCACGTGGATCGCGGTGGTCGCGGGCCTCTCGGCCAAGACGATCGACGGGGCCAGCGGCTTCAGCTACCCGCTGATCTTCCTGCCGTTCATCAGCTCGGCGTTCGTGCCGACCGACTCGATGCCGGGTCCGGTGGCGTGGTTCGCCGAGAACCAGCCCGTCACGTCGGTCGTCGACACCGTGCGCGCGCTGTTCGCCGGCCAGCCCGTCGGAGGCGCGATCTGGGTGGCGCTGGCGTGGCTCGTGGGCATTCTCGTGGTCGCGTACGCGGCCGCGATCGCCATCTACCGGCGCCGCCTGAGCTGA
- a CDS encoding VanZ family protein, with translation MIETDTRSRDARRRRIALQLLVVYGVVVLLIAFWPVPVDSGAVGLLDRIERWLPWATYVRIEVTANVLFFVPLGLLLSFVLERSRYLVLPIGLLTTITIEGLQAELLDKRTASISDILANTAGTCIGILIAAAVTRRREPRRTPQGHSR, from the coding sequence ATGATCGAGACCGACACCCGCTCGCGCGACGCGCGCCGACGGCGTATCGCCCTGCAGCTCCTCGTCGTCTACGGCGTCGTCGTCCTGCTCATCGCCTTCTGGCCCGTGCCGGTCGACAGCGGCGCGGTCGGGCTGCTCGACCGCATCGAGCGGTGGCTGCCGTGGGCGACCTACGTGCGCATCGAGGTCACGGCGAACGTGCTGTTCTTCGTCCCGCTCGGACTGCTGCTCAGCTTCGTGCTCGAGCGCTCCCGCTATCTCGTGCTGCCCATCGGGCTGCTGACGACGATCACGATCGAGGGTCTGCAGGCCGAGCTGCTCGACAAGCGGACGGCCAGCATCTCCGACATCCTCGCGAACACCGCCGGCACCTGCATCGGCATCCTCATCGCCGCCGCCGTCACCCGTCGGCGCGAGCCCCGCCGGACGCCTCAGGGCCACTCCCGCTGA
- a CDS encoding DUF5684 domain-containing protein, whose protein sequence is MDTLSRITDRADLFALNGVTGVLTFAVYVVIVVALWRVFSKAGYPGWLAIIPIVNVFTLVKIAGFSAWFGLLYIVPILGFVFHLIVSLRVGRAFGHGAVFSVFFLWIFYIIGFFVVGFGSDTYDERRIRS, encoded by the coding sequence ATGGACACGCTCAGCAGGATCACCGACCGCGCCGACCTCTTCGCGCTGAACGGCGTGACCGGTGTTCTCACCTTCGCCGTCTACGTGGTCATCGTCGTCGCGCTCTGGCGCGTCTTCTCGAAGGCGGGCTACCCGGGGTGGCTCGCGATCATCCCGATCGTCAACGTCTTCACGCTCGTGAAGATCGCGGGCTTCTCCGCCTGGTTCGGCCTGCTCTACATCGTCCCCATCCTGGGATTCGTCTTCCACCTCATCGTGTCGCTGCGCGTCGGCCGGGCGTTCGGGCACGGGGCGGTGTTCTCGGTGTTCTTCCTCTGGATCTTCTACATCATCGGGTTCTTCGTCGTCGGCTTCGGCTCCGACACCTACGACGAGCGCCGCATCCGCTCCTGA
- a CDS encoding UDP-glucose dehydrogenase family protein → MRLSVIGCGYLGAVHAAAMASIGHEVVGIDVDERKIAQLSRGEAPFFEPDLQELLTAGIASGNLTFTTDMSAAQGAKVHFIGVGTPQQKDGYAADLTYVNAAVDGLLPYLSEGDLVAGKSTVPVGTAARLAESVTPTGATLVWNPEFLREGWAVQDTIDPDRLVAGVPSDANGATEEGERAASVLREVYHPSVAKNTPFIITDYATAELVKVSANAFLATKISFINAMAEIAEVTGADVTTLADAIGHDARIGRRFLGAGIGFGGGCLPKDIRAFAARAEELGRGESVAFLREIDAINLRRRDRAVDLVVQAFDGQVFKKNITVLGAAFKPHSDDIRDSPALDVAVRLHGLGAWVTITDPAAIENARRIHPQLNYVEDRDEALRGADAVIVVTEWDEYRRELPPEHAASLTNGHIVIDGRNCLDANAWRAAGWTYYGMGRP, encoded by the coding sequence ATGCGTCTGTCCGTGATCGGTTGTGGGTATCTGGGTGCGGTCCATGCCGCGGCGATGGCGTCGATCGGCCACGAGGTGGTCGGCATCGACGTCGACGAGCGCAAGATCGCGCAGCTGTCCCGGGGCGAGGCGCCGTTCTTCGAGCCCGACCTCCAGGAGCTGCTGACCGCGGGTATCGCGTCGGGCAACCTCACCTTCACCACCGACATGTCGGCGGCCCAGGGCGCGAAGGTGCACTTCATCGGCGTCGGGACCCCGCAGCAGAAAGACGGCTACGCAGCCGACCTCACCTACGTCAACGCCGCCGTCGACGGGCTCCTCCCCTACCTGAGCGAGGGCGACCTCGTCGCCGGCAAGTCGACCGTGCCCGTCGGCACCGCCGCGCGCCTGGCCGAGAGCGTCACCCCCACCGGTGCGACCCTGGTGTGGAACCCCGAGTTCCTCCGCGAAGGGTGGGCGGTGCAGGACACCATCGACCCCGACCGCCTCGTCGCCGGCGTCCCCTCCGACGCGAACGGCGCCACCGAGGAGGGCGAGCGCGCAGCATCCGTGCTCCGTGAGGTCTACCACCCGTCGGTCGCGAAGAACACGCCGTTCATCATCACCGACTACGCCACCGCCGAGCTCGTGAAGGTCTCCGCGAACGCGTTCCTCGCGACGAAGATCTCGTTCATCAACGCGATGGCCGAGATCGCCGAGGTCACCGGCGCCGACGTCACCACCCTCGCCGACGCGATCGGCCACGACGCCCGCATCGGCCGTCGATTCCTCGGCGCCGGCATCGGCTTCGGCGGCGGCTGCCTCCCGAAGGACATCCGCGCCTTCGCCGCCCGCGCCGAAGAACTCGGCCGCGGCGAATCGGTCGCGTTCCTCCGCGAGATCGACGCGATCAACCTCCGCCGCCGCGACCGCGCCGTCGACCTGGTCGTGCAGGCCTTCGACGGGCAGGTCTTCAAGAAGAACATCACCGTGCTCGGCGCCGCGTTCAAACCCCACAGCGACGACATCCGCGACTCGCCCGCCCTCGACGTCGCCGTCCGCCTCCACGGCCTCGGCGCCTGGGTCACCATCACCGACCCCGCGGCGATCGAGAACGCCCGCCGCATCCACCCGCAGCTGAACTACGTCGAAGACCGCGACGAAGCCCTCCGCGGCGCCGACGCCGTCATCGTCGTCACCGAGTGGGACGAATACCGCCGGGAGCTGCCCCCCGAGCACGCCGCGTCGCTCACCAACGGCCACATCGTCATCGACGGCCGCAACTGCCTCGACGCGAACGCCTGGCGCGCCGCCGGATGGACCTACTACGGGATGGGACGCCCCTGA
- a CDS encoding glycosyltransferase family 2 protein: MTDPIDSSAAAQHPLSVSVVIPSYRRLDRIADLVRAYRAQGADQVVVVLDGPHPGWEHAVAPVARADLDVVALPENLGLARARIAGLRAATGDIVLAVDDDVEPGPGLVDRHRAFHAVHAGRVLQGYMPTALPATRGRDQAPTYLYAREYEAQVRVWRDGDPALLLRSLWGGNLSLRRELYERAEELLPSVRLEYNEDLDLGLRLEKLGAVAVFDPDARAAHHHARGLSAFLRECTARGGAIAQIEARWGERPAQLTPIIDIPRSYNRVLAALQRRIAARDDPGALETSIVAVYRAAGLVGAWRLQDGIARMLRRGVAMRGYRLARHEASAVPAR, encoded by the coding sequence TCTCCGTCGTCATCCCGTCGTACCGCCGCCTCGACCGCATCGCCGACCTCGTACGCGCCTACCGCGCTCAGGGCGCCGACCAGGTCGTGGTCGTCCTCGACGGGCCGCACCCCGGATGGGAGCACGCCGTCGCGCCGGTCGCTCGAGCCGATCTCGATGTCGTCGCACTGCCCGAGAACCTCGGTCTGGCACGGGCGCGTATCGCCGGTCTCCGAGCGGCCACCGGCGACATCGTGCTCGCCGTCGATGACGATGTCGAACCCGGTCCGGGGCTCGTCGACCGGCACCGCGCCTTCCACGCCGTGCACGCCGGGCGCGTGCTGCAGGGGTACATGCCGACCGCCCTCCCCGCCACGCGGGGCCGCGACCAGGCGCCCACCTACCTCTACGCCCGCGAGTACGAGGCGCAGGTGCGGGTGTGGCGCGACGGCGACCCCGCCCTGCTCCTGCGATCGCTGTGGGGCGGCAACCTGAGCCTTCGGCGCGAGCTCTACGAGCGCGCGGAGGAGCTTCTCCCCTCGGTCCGCCTCGAGTACAACGAAGACCTCGACCTGGGCCTGCGTCTCGAGAAGCTCGGTGCGGTCGCGGTCTTCGACCCCGATGCCCGCGCCGCGCACCACCACGCGCGCGGTCTCTCGGCGTTCCTGCGCGAATGCACCGCGCGCGGGGGTGCGATCGCCCAGATCGAGGCACGGTGGGGCGAGAGGCCCGCGCAGCTGACGCCGATCATCGACATCCCGCGCTCCTACAACCGCGTGCTCGCCGCGCTGCAGCGTCGCATCGCGGCACGCGACGACCCCGGTGCGCTCGAGACCTCGATCGTGGCGGTCTATCGGGCGGCCGGTCTGGTGGGCGCGTGGCGCCTGCAGGACGGGATCGCGCGGATGCTGCGCCGCGGCGTCGCCATGCGCGGCTACCGGCTCGCACGGCACGAGGCCTCGGCGGTGCCGGCACGATGA